A genomic stretch from Arachis stenosperma cultivar V10309 chromosome 3, arast.V10309.gnm1.PFL2, whole genome shotgun sequence includes:
- the LOC130970565 gene encoding uncharacterized protein LOC130970565, translating into MGNCGAKPKTKEGLEPIEEEPVMNQNELKHKEKNEDEQENNVDTINYNKLEEIPHNNASDQKSLHNLLNEKEEEAPKLEAAEAEASGVAEVVKLELVEPKELKVIQEENPSREEAKIEA; encoded by the exons ATGGGTAACTGTGGTGCCAAGCCTAAGACTAAGGAAGGTCTTGAGCCAATTGAAGAGGAGCCGGTGATGAACCAGAATGAGCTCAAGCATAAGGAAAAGAATGAAGATGAACAAGAAAATAATGTTGATACCATTAATTATAATAAGTTAGAGGAGATACCCCACAATAATGCTTCTGATCAGAAGTCCCTTCATAACTTGCTCAATGAG AAGGAGGAGGAGGCACCAAAATTGGAGGCGGCAGAGGCGGAGGCGTCCGGCGTGGCGGAGGTGGTAAAGTTAGAGCTAGTAGAGCCCAAGGAGTTAAAGGTTATTCAAGAAGAGAATCCCAGCAGGGAAGAGGCAAAGATTGAGGCCTAG